A single genomic interval of Flavihumibacter rivuli harbors:
- a CDS encoding GIY-YIG nuclease family protein codes for MTQRPQTIQIFLPDGNPTSIKIADLTNRMIVAVLIPRSKLTECGVRPEVRKYGIYFLFGVNEDKAKPISYIGETEDCFERLKTHNKSKDFWNYAIVVTSKSNTFTKSHVKFLEHICIKTANEIGRYDTDNLATPAKPYITESMEADLLDNFETIKILLSTLGFPIFEEIRKSSTKKRELLYCKGKDATAQGEMIDDGFVVIKGSKANKEETKTAGTWVTGMRKKLIDDKILVAENGVLVFAEDFVFGSPSSAAAAVLGRRANGWTEWKDKDNKTIDEIYRVETITEVSES; via the coding sequence ATGACACAGAGACCACAGACAATTCAAATATTCTTACCAGACGGTAACCCTACAAGCATCAAAATTGCTGACTTGACAAACCGGATGATAGTTGCTGTCCTTATTCCACGGAGTAAGTTGACAGAATGTGGAGTGAGACCAGAAGTAAGGAAATACGGAATTTACTTTCTGTTTGGAGTGAATGAGGATAAAGCTAAACCAATTTCCTACATCGGTGAGACCGAAGACTGTTTTGAAAGACTAAAGACGCATAACAAATCAAAGGACTTTTGGAATTATGCTATTGTTGTCACTTCAAAATCAAATACGTTTACAAAATCTCATGTCAAGTTTTTAGAACACATTTGTATCAAGACTGCAAATGAAATTGGTCGCTACGATACAGATAATTTGGCTACACCTGCAAAACCATATATTACCGAGAGCATGGAAGCTGACCTGCTCGACAACTTCGAAACTATAAAAATTCTTCTTTCAACGTTGGGCTTTCCAATATTTGAAGAGATTAGGAAATCCTCTACAAAGAAAAGAGAACTGCTTTATTGTAAAGGAAAAGACGCCACAGCTCAAGGAGAAATGATTGACGACGGCTTTGTTGTTATAAAAGGATCAAAAGCAAACAAAGAAGAAACAAAAACAGCCGGTACTTGGGTAACAGGCATGAGAAAGAAATTAATTGACGACAAAATTCTCGTAGCAGAAAACGGAGTATTAGTTTTTGCAGAAGACTTTGTATTTGGTTCACCAAGTTCAGCGGCAGCAGCCGTCTTAGGACGTAGAGCAAATGGGTGGACAGAGTGGAAAGACAAAGACAATAAAACGATAGACGAAATTTATAGAGTTGAGACAATAACCGAAGTTTCTGAAAGTTGA
- a CDS encoding 2-oxoacid:ferredoxin oxidoreductase subunit beta: MSTTTTAPIPALTAKDFATDQEVRWCPGCGDYSILAQVQKVMPGLGIPRENIVIISGIGCSSRFPYYMNTYGMHSIHGRATAIASGLKATRPELSVWIVTGDGDGLSIGGNHTIHLLRRNFDVNILLFNNQIYGLTKGQYSPTSEEQKVTKSTPFGSIDHPFNPLALAMGADATFIARSMDRDPKHLQDMLVRSHAHKGASFLEIYQNCNIFNDGAFEIFTEKASKPEQALFLEQGKPLLFGANKDKGIKLDGLKPVIVDLNAGASADDCWIHDERDFYKAQLLVRMFDDPRVEGHMPRPFGVFFETDRACYEDVMAMQIEETIALKGKGDLDKLLRGNEIWTIN, translated from the coding sequence ATGAGTACCACTACTACCGCCCCCATACCCGCCTTAACCGCCAAGGACTTCGCGACCGACCAGGAAGTGCGCTGGTGCCCGGGCTGCGGCGACTATTCCATCCTGGCCCAGGTGCAGAAAGTGATGCCGGGACTGGGCATCCCCAGGGAAAACATTGTCATCATTTCCGGGATCGGCTGCAGCAGCCGCTTCCCCTACTATATGAATACCTATGGCATGCACTCCATCCACGGCCGTGCAACCGCCATAGCCAGCGGCCTCAAAGCCACCCGCCCGGAACTGAGTGTATGGATCGTGACGGGCGACGGTGACGGCCTCAGCATCGGGGGTAACCATACCATCCACCTGCTGCGCCGCAACTTCGACGTCAATATCCTGCTCTTCAATAACCAGATCTATGGGCTGACCAAGGGCCAGTATTCGCCTACTTCCGAAGAACAGAAGGTGACCAAAAGTACCCCCTTCGGCAGTATCGATCACCCCTTCAACCCCCTGGCCCTGGCCATGGGCGCTGACGCTACCTTCATCGCCCGTAGCATGGACCGCGACCCCAAGCACCTGCAGGACATGCTGGTCCGCAGCCATGCCCATAAGGGCGCGTCCTTCCTGGAGATCTACCAGAACTGTAACATCTTCAACGACGGGGCCTTCGAGATCTTCACCGAGAAAGCCTCCAAACCCGAACAGGCACTCTTCCTGGAACAGGGCAAGCCGCTGCTCTTCGGGGCCAATAAGGACAAGGGCATCAAGCTGGATGGACTGAAACCGGTGATCGTTGACCTGAACGCCGGCGCCAGCGCGGATGATTGCTGGATCCACGACGAGCGCGATTTCTACAAGGCGCAGCTCCTCGTGCGCATGTTCGACGACCCGAGGGTGGAAGGGCATATGCCGCGTCCTTTCGGGGTGTTCTTCGAAACGGACAGGGCCTGCTATGAGGATGTAATGGCGATGCAGATCGAAGAGACGATTGCGCTGAAAGGCAAAGGCGACCTTGACAAATTGTTGAGGGGGAATGAGATTTGGACGATTAATTAG
- a CDS encoding YDG/SRA domain-containing protein, which yields MAREIIFGEIKGISEGQWFEGRKEMMLTSFHRNWAAGIDGNGREGAAAIVLSGGYEDDLDEGDEIIYTGAGGNDQNTGKQIEDQTWDNRGNAGLLKSMNEGLPVRVIRGFNHKSAFSPKSGYTYAGLYSVVDAWEEKGKSGYKICRFRLEYCGQNPQRKTPEEIELDYKTRDKKRKSGTVLRIIRDTKIAHEIKKLYNYECQVCGNTIITKSGRYAEGAHIRPLGKPHDGADNSDNLICLCPNHHVMFDKGTFSILDNLSLIGCESGSLKINPKHKLNKSNLEYHRKSHGYY from the coding sequence ATGGCTAGAGAAATAATTTTCGGAGAAATTAAAGGCATTTCTGAGGGACAATGGTTTGAAGGAAGAAAGGAAATGATGCTAACAAGCTTCCACAGAAACTGGGCTGCTGGCATTGATGGAAATGGAAGGGAAGGGGCTGCTGCTATTGTATTATCTGGTGGTTATGAGGATGACTTGGATGAAGGAGATGAAATAATATATACCGGTGCAGGCGGAAATGATCAAAACACAGGAAAACAAATTGAAGACCAAACCTGGGATAATCGAGGAAATGCTGGTCTTTTGAAAAGCATGAACGAAGGATTACCTGTTAGAGTAATACGTGGCTTTAATCATAAGTCAGCCTTTTCACCAAAAAGCGGTTATACCTACGCAGGACTCTATAGTGTAGTTGATGCTTGGGAGGAAAAAGGAAAGAGCGGATACAAGATTTGCCGTTTTCGACTAGAATATTGTGGACAAAACCCCCAAAGAAAAACACCAGAAGAAATCGAACTTGACTACAAAACAAGAGATAAAAAGAGAAAATCGGGTACTGTACTAAGAATAATTAGAGATACGAAAATTGCTCATGAAATTAAGAAGTTATATAACTATGAATGTCAAGTTTGTGGAAATACAATTATTACAAAATCCGGAAGATACGCTGAAGGAGCCCATATAAGACCTTTAGGCAAACCTCATGATGGTGCCGATAATTCTGATAATCTGATTTGTCTTTGCCCAAATCATCACGTAATGTTTGATAAAGGAACTTTTTCCATATTAGATAATCTATCTTTGATTGGCTGTGAATCTGGCTCATTAAAAATTAATCCGAAACATAAGCTGAATAAATCAAACTTAGAATATCATAGGAAGAGTCATGGATATTATTAA
- a CDS encoding (deoxy)nucleoside triphosphate pyrophosphohydrolase: protein MDIIKVVCGIIFNDNKVFICRRKPEKALGGYWEFPGGKIEEGETNEISLCRELFEELGMKIEVKDYFITSHHDYGNFTIELIAYRCKFIGASFQLTDHDKFEWVSVSEITKWNLAPADIPIAKELNIRGLKEYH from the coding sequence ATGGATATTATTAAAGTTGTTTGTGGTATAATTTTCAATGATAACAAGGTTTTCATTTGCAGAAGAAAGCCTGAGAAAGCATTGGGAGGCTACTGGGAGTTTCCTGGAGGAAAAATAGAAGAAGGCGAAACTAATGAAATATCACTTTGCCGTGAGCTTTTTGAGGAGCTCGGAATGAAGATTGAAGTGAAAGATTATTTTATTACTAGTCATCATGACTATGGCAATTTTACCATTGAACTTATTGCTTATAGGTGCAAATTCATTGGTGCAAGTTTTCAATTAACAGATCATGACAAATTTGAATGGGTGAGTGTTTCAGAAATAACAAAATGGAATCTTGCTCCTGCCGACATTCCAATAGCAAAGGAGTTAAATATTAGAGGTTTGAAAGAATATCATTAA
- a CDS encoding L-threonylcarbamoyladenylate synthase, whose protein sequence is MLVHVHPDNPQPRAIRTVVDTLEKGGIIIYPTDTIYGIGCDIFQPKAIDRICRIKGVDPQKAQLSFICYDLSDMSQYTKSISTPLYRMLKSHLPGPYTFILPASKEVPKLLKSKKDTIGLRVPDNEIARTIVKELGRPILSASLPGDMVEEYTEPELMHDNFHKLVDLVVDGGIGGWVPSTIVDCTQDPPVVTRQGAGEWMEE, encoded by the coding sequence ATGCTCGTTCATGTCCATCCCGATAATCCCCAGCCCCGGGCCATCCGCACCGTTGTGGACACCCTGGAGAAAGGCGGGATCATCATCTACCCTACCGACACCATCTATGGTATTGGTTGCGATATCTTCCAGCCCAAGGCCATCGATCGGATCTGCCGCATCAAGGGGGTGGACCCGCAGAAGGCCCAGCTCTCCTTTATCTGTTACGACCTGAGCGATATGAGCCAGTACACCAAGAGCATCTCCACCCCACTGTACCGGATGCTGAAGAGCCACCTGCCGGGGCCTTATACCTTCATCCTGCCGGCGAGCAAGGAGGTACCGAAACTTTTAAAGAGCAAGAAGGACACCATTGGTTTGCGGGTACCGGACAACGAGATCGCCCGGACGATCGTGAAGGAATTGGGGAGGCCTATCCTGAGTGCTTCCCTACCGGGGGATATGGTGGAGGAGTATACCGAACCGGAATTGATGCATGATAATTTCCATAAACTGGTGGACCTGGTGGTGGATGGCGGGATCGGTGGCTGGGTGCCGTCGACCATCGTGGACTGCACGCAAGACCCGCCGGTGGTTACACGTCAAGGTGCTGGTGAGTGGATGGAGGAGTAG